The sequence GCGTTTCTTGAGGCTAAACCTGGTCACAGCCCTTCTTTCACTTGGAGAAGTATTCTCTGGGGTAGGGACTTGCTGCAGTCGGGTCTTTTATGGAAGGTGGGAGATGGTAGTCATATTAGGACGATTGAAGACCATTGGATCCCTAATAACAGAGTTAAGTTTTTCTCTTCCAATCACAGGCATCCTTCCCCTTTTTTGTCCTATTTTGTTTCAGAGAATGGGGATTGGGATGTTTCTAAACTTACAAGCTGTTTTTCTAATCCTCTGGTTGATGATATCCTTAGTGTCCCTCTTCTGGGTGAGTTTGGAGAGGATGAGCTTGTTTGGGGGCAGGATAGTTCTGGGGAGTATACTGTCAAGTCAGCTTATCATCTTGCTTTCTCTTCTCATgatcttccttcttcttcttcttttgctgACTTTAAGAAATTCTGGTCAAAACTCTGGACTTTGAAAATCCCTCCAAAAGTTAAGGTGTTTATTTGGAGAATGCTTTCTAATGCTATTCCTGTTTCTTTTTCCCTTCACAAAAGATGTGTTATTGATTCTCCCCTATGTCCCCTATGTAAATTACATCCTGAAACGGTTAAGCATGCATTCTTTAGATTGTTCCGAAGCGAGGAAAGCATGGAAATCTTAAAGGTTTGTTAATctgtacaataaatataagtatttaaatatttttgatttCTTTTGTAATATTTCTAAAGAGCTGGACAAGGATTATTATtgcattttttgttgttttctgtgGGCTTTGTGGAACCAAAGGAATAATATTTTTCATCATAGACAAGTGGGTCAACCTTTTGATGTTTATGAATGGGCTGTtacttttttcttcaaatttttggATGCTCAGCAGGTCTCTGTTTTACCCTCTGCTTCTAACCAGGATCAAGCAGATTTGCAAATTACCCCTTCTCAGGGAGCTTTTCAGATATTTACAGATGCAACCATTGATGTTCAGAGGAAAAAGTACAGTATTGGGGCTGTGGTTTTGAACCATTCTAACCGAGTTGTGGCTGGTTTGGCCATTCCTTTTTCAAGTTGTGTTGATCCGATGGTTGCTGAGGCTAAAGCAATTATCCATGCTCTTCAGTGGGCCTCCTCTATTTTCTTGCCGGTGGACATTCTAAAAACAGATTGCAAGTCTATAGTGGATAAATTGTACTCTTGTAACCGGGGTTGTAGCattgttgatgacttagttGTTTGTATTAAGAACTTGTTATCTCCCTGCCCAAACCTCAAAGTGGTCCATGTTCATAGGAGCTTTAATGTCAAGGCACATAATACAGCTAAATGGGGTCTTGGGCTTGATAGTGAGTTCGTTTGGAATGGCTCTTTGCCTTCCTTGTAGTCTTGTGGTGTTGGTTTGTTCTCCACAGgactttctttcaaaaaaaaaaaaaagcattaaGGGTCAACAGATGTTGAAACTAAGGTCAATACATGATGTTTGAAGTTATAAATGATCTCTTTCTTATAAAATGCAAAAGATGTTGAAACTAAGGTCAATACATGATGATGTTTGAAGTTATAAATgatcttttaatttttcttataaacTGCAAAAGATGATATTAATATATAACTTCTATCTATACAGACCGCCAAAGCAtttcttaaatagaattaagaaaaaatatattcataGGGTATGTAGCTAGGTAGCTGTACATCAATACTACACCTTTAACTAATCTTTTTTGGACTCTTGGTCTCTTCAGGTTCCACATTCTGCACCTCTCACAAACTGGAGATGCCGCTCCAGCTTTAGCTTCGGGCTCTGATTTCTCAGCTGCTGCTATCATTGTCGCCCAATGGTGATTGTCGAAGCTGATCAATGTTTTCACATTCTGGCACTGTGTCACAAACCGGAGAATCAGTTTTATCTTTAACATCAGAATCATAGTTCTCAGGTGCTACAATACTGTCATTATTCGCTTCGGGTTCTGAGGACTGTTGAGGCTGATGATCTATATTTTCAGAAACAGTATCTGATACCACCCCGCAACTCTGAGACTCctcctttcctgcaaccttctTGTCCTCCATGTCTATGGAAGACACAGGAAGGTCAATACTAGTCTGGTTATCATTTTCCTGTAACATAACGGTAGCCTGTTTCAGTGGAACACTTAAGACATGGTGCCACAAAATTAATGAAACATAAAAAGCTTCCTCAAGGCATATAGTTCTGTATGCAGCATGCATTTTAAGAATGGTTAGTGAAGAGGAACCTTTATCTTGTGATATATTACCTTTACTAGTATTactgttattattattgttatcataattattatttgtttaccGTCTAAGAAAAAGCAGATAAATATTACTAGGATTTccaactttttaaattttttgaatataTTTACTTCAGTAGAATGAAAGCCTTAAAGAACTTAGAAAACATTTGATTTTATATCTGGCATAATCCCACCAACCTTGGATGAATTAACTTGGTCATTGATACCAGCATCAGAACCCTCCAATTCCGCCACTGCTCCACTGCTGCTTGCTAGATTCTTCTCAGATGAGCGCTCAATCTCTTTTGACAAAGATCCACCAAGCTCAGGCTTATCATCACCCGTTTCAGCATCATTACTGTTTAATTTATCCTCCGGTACTGGGCTGCTGTCTGGACCCCATTCTGATGAGTCTTTAACATCTGCTTCAACTTCATGCGAGGTAGATGTAGATACCACAGATTCTGACATAGTTTCTGTTTCTAAACTAGCTGCAGTAGCATCCATTTGATCCACAGTTTCCAAGGAAGATCCAGATCTATTTATAATTCCACCAGTGAGGGGTGCATCCACATCATCAACATTGTCAACTTCACCATCTTTTGACTTGTTTAGCGTTCCTGAATTGTTAGCTAGACATTTAACATTGGAACCGTTAATTTGTTCTTCCTCTGACACCAAAGACGATGAAGGTAGATTCAGAGTATCTGAACCCATATTGTCCGATACGTCCCCGACCACCTGACATGCTTCAGCTGCGCTTTCCATATTAGACTCAAGATCTTTAGACCCCTCAAGTTGTACAGAGAGGCTTGCTGGACCCATCTCAGAAGAGTCATCAATTGTTTCTGGGCTCCTAGCAGATGAGGCCTCAATCTTTTCTTCCTCAGGCACTGAAGAAGACTGTGGTGCATTTGTGTTGTCTACAACATTTTCTACCAGTATCATGCTAACATGGGATGGATCAGTTTGAACATTACTTTCATCAGCATCTTTCAGAGGTTGAACATCCTTTCCAGCATTTAAGTCTTCTGTTTCTTCTACAGATGAATCCTCGATCTTTCCTTCATTGATTACTACGCAAGACAAAGGACTTGAAACGATCTTTTCAGGCAAACACCCAACACCCTTGCATGAATCTAACTGATCAACCATTTCAACCTCTGAGTCTTTTGGTTCGTTTAAAGGAACTGAGCTGCGAGCCATAGATAGGGAGCCAATTTTCTCTGTTGTCTCTGAAGAAGATGAAGGCTCTGGAATATTATCCAACAAATCCCCAGTAGTGTTATTTGAGTTCAATTGGACAGCTATTTCAACCCCTGAATCTTTTGGTTCTTCTGGAACAGGTGTGCTGCTAACTATAGCCTTCACAGATGAACATTCATTTTCTTCGATTCCTGACTCCAAAGTGGACAGGTGCTCCACAAATTTTTCTGGCGAATTCTCTCCAGCTGTGGACGGCCCAGACTTAATATCCATCTCAGCTTGAGAATCTTTTAGTTCCTCTGCAGGCTCCAAACCATCAGCCTTTTGTTCCCCATCTCTTGAGGTTGCAGGAAACACTTCTGATGTACTAGCTGATACAAAATCGCCACCAGTAGAAACGCCCAATTGTTCACTCGATTCAAGTTCAACATGATATTTTTTTGCTTCCTCATGTTCTACAGGGCTGCTAACTGGACTTTTATCAGAGCGATCATCAACCTTTTCTTCAGTAATCAATGAAGGCGAAGGCAAAGTTATCTTCCCAGATACTTCTCCAGAACCTGTATCACAAACATCAGAAACATCTTCTGCAATTTTTTCAGATACTGTAGGgcaaatattttattctaaataaattaaatttattattttatttaaccaaTATTTGTTAAAAATAGGAATGCAACATATCGACACCCAAAATTGAAATCATTTATGAAAGAGGTTGATATTTGATGTATTCAATTCAATTGAAGAAcaaaagtaagaaaaaaaatctgGAACTGCCATGAGCCGTGATGAGTGTGAAAAAGGGATGAAGATAATGATTCAAAGACAACAAGGGTATTTGTTggtattttcataaatatttaaggTTACATTTGacatataaattattcattaaacCAAGGAACTTAATCCCGCATAGCCAAAAACTAAAATCTGGTATTTCCTAGCTTCTGCTTTTGGCTGCCGTTGTCtcacaaaatattaaaaaagctGCTTTTTCTTTTTACCAAAAACATAATTATCTTCAAATTATGGAATAAGCTATTTTAGCTATCCAAGAAACTGTCCCAAATGGGCTAAAGCAGAATTGTAAAGTCACCCTCCCTCCCCAGACTTACCAGAACTAGAATGATCAGGTGCAATGATACTTGTGGAGTTCTCGAGCTTTTTATTGTCAGTACAAGCTTCAGGAGATTCTTCTGATGCAGGCTTTACTGTAGAGTGAATATCAGTAGGACAATGAGGCTTTATCACACTAGATTCATCTGGACCTCGAGAAATAGAAGCAGTGACAATAGTATAATCACCAGCATTTTCAGGCTTTTCTAGAATTGGCGGACTTCCATGGCTGCTCAAATCATGCCGGGAAACTACTTGAAGCTCATTATCAGAAGGCTTCTTTGTGTCCCCTAAGCCATCATCAGTTATAGAAGATGGGACAGGAGCACCCGATAGTTCAGGGCTCATGGATATAGAAGTTGTTTCAGAATTATCACCAATcttgacatttttttttaaacagggTCCAGTGGCATCACTGCAAGAAGCTTTTGGAGACTTCTTTGATAAAGATTCAGTTTTGTTTCCAGGTCCATCTGGAACTACCACATGCTCCTCAGCAGTCACAGATCCCAAAGATGAATTTAAATCGCTGCCAGTTGTGGCCAATAGATCAGAAGCAGGAGGTTGCATCTGACAACTGTTTTCGTCGGCACCAATAGGAGAAATGACTTCCTTACTATCAGCCATAATAGCATCTTCTTGGGAATGTTGACCTGGATCTGTTGTTTTCTCAAAATGGCCTGCAGCAGTCTTGACTTGCGATTTTTCCACAACAGTTGTGCAAACAGCGGTCTCATTTGGGCCAGAAGCCTTTTCCACCTCTTCTTTTGTATCATCTGCAGTCCCAGTTTGTTTATCAGACTTCACTGGAAGGTCAGGCAATGCAGCTACTCTTTCTGACATTGTCGCACTAAACTGCACTTTATCGACCAAAGTTTGACTTTTGCTCACTTCAGAAACAGTCTTACCTGTTAATGGTACATTAGGAGCAGCCTTGCCCTCTTTCCCATGAGACTCCGAAGCTTTAGTTTTTAACAGGCAAGTTCCAGAAAATACTTCCTTCATCACACGAGCAACATCATTTACATCTGCAGTTTGAATCCGCCCCAAAACTTTTTTATCATTAAATCCAGCAGCAGTGTCAATTGCTGCTTGAGGGTTTGTTGGCTGTTTCACTTGTGGGGCATAGTTTGATTGATCTTTTCTTTTTGCATCATGACCAGGTACACCAGCAGTCATATGAACTTCACCTGTTTGAGACTGAGCAACTTCCTGTGTATCACTTCCTTGCTTACCTCTCAAGGCAGCAGATTTATTGCCCATTGTATCAGCAGATTTATTCTGCAACTGAGAGCTTAATTTTGGATCCTGACCAGCCAGAGCATCAGGTGGAGGAGGTACTATTGCAGCTTGTTTCCTTCCTCTGCGACGTGGTGCTTCAGTTCGGTTTGGAGTTTTTCGACCTGACCTTTTTGCTGGCATGTGTTCAACAGGACAAGGAGGTGTAGATTGAATGCCTGTAGAAACAGAAAGGTGAGGGAACATAGAGTAAGAACTGACAgaaaaaattgcataaaaatGGTGCTTAGCGATACCTTCTGTGGCAGTAGAACCAGAGAAAGAAGCAGATGAAGGAACACCACCAGAAGCCGCAGCAGTCAAAGTAGAAATAACTGGAAGAGTTTTATCCTCCAAAGTTTGGTTCTTAGTCACTTCAGGAAGGGCTTTATCAGATACAGCTGCAGTTGGGACAAGCACACCTTCCTGTCTTGAAGGCTCATTAGTTTCAGTTTTAGATGAGCAAATTTTAGGCAAAGTTTCCTTCACCACAGAAGCAGCATTGCACACACCAGCACTTTGGTTATCTGCCAAGACAGTGCCTGCACAAGATTGAAACCCTTAGATTCATTCTTGCTTTACGGTAGTCGTTTTGacctaaaaaaaaaagcatagaAATAGCTATTCGACAATTTGAACTAAAACCACATTTCTAAAGAGGACCAGTGGAATACTTATTCCATCCAATGTTTAATCAATGAAATGATTATTTACTTACATTATACCAAAAATAGGTAATGTATTTAACCAAATTTTTGTCAGCATTGTACGACTTTTCTGGTTACTTTCTCATATAAACACACATACAAACACTATATACATtaatacacacacatatatctTTGTTGCAGTCAACACTCAATCACCTAAAAGTAAATAgatcaaaattttataaataagttGAGTGTTCTTTgaacatatttatataaatttatttataataataaaatatatttaaaattaatcaaaaagtttgaaatttttcatatataatttgaaaatagacattattcaataatataaaacataaataAGAAATGATTTgggtatttttgttaaaatagaTATTATTCCATTCAAACAACTAACCGAACATAGCAATTATGGTCAAACATTAATTCCAATTTCCAACTAAAGAAAGGATTAGCATTCAACCGGTATTCTGTATATTCCCATTCATATTCCAGCTCCATGGTGCTCTTAGTTTGGTCCATCAAACCAAATACCACCTAAGTGCAAAAAATTATAAGCCTTAGGCATGGATAGCACTCACCATGGGACCCATCAGCACTGCCATGCAAGGTTGAAGAGCTATCTGTCTGTTTTCCTTGAGCAAGATCAACTGTATTTTCAGTTGGTTTTATGGCTTGAGCTGCTACACCTTCAGGTGAAAGGAATACTTGCTCCTTGGTAACATTTGTCACTTCTGAAATATTCTCTTGTTTAGTTCTCACGGTGTCACCCTTTGACATATCGTCAGAGTTAACATGTGAATTCAGAGTTGGTTTTAATTCCTCACCAGCTGAAGCACCAGATACTGGGGGAGCCATTGGTACTTGTTTCTTACCCCTCCTTCGAGTTCCAGAGCCTCCACTTTGATTCCTCCGACCTTGTCCTTTTGTTTGCACAGGCACAGACGGGATAGGAGAGAGAGATACAGGCACAGCAAGCTGGAGATTGGCCTGGGGAGAATTTAAGGTAGCATCTAAATTGGCATGATGGTCAGTTCCACCAGTACTTTGTACAGCAGTAGAACCAGATATAATATCAGGACATTGGGTTGCAGGAATGGTAGAGGTGGTTTCACTGGTGACAGTCGCTTGATTTCCTAACAGTTCCACGGGTTTATTCTGTGTAAGATCATTTAGTTTTGGATCTGGACCAATTAAACTACCAGCAACAGCAGGTGGCACAACCGCCGGTGGCACAACCGCTGGTGGCACAACTGCCGGTGGCACAACCGCCGGTGGCACAACCGCTGGTGGCACAACCGCCGGTGGCACAACCGCTGGTGGCACAACCGCCTGTTTTTTACCCCTACGACGAGGTGTTTCCGTTCCGCTTTGAGATCTGCGACCTTGCCCCCTTACTTGACCAGGGGTGGAAGAAACAACAGGGCTAGATTGAGGACCTGGAGTAATAGAGGAGGCAATGACTGGCTGAGAGCTTGCAACCCCAACATTGGCATATTGCACTTGTCCAGGAATACCTGCCTGTAAGGTATTTGAACTTGAGATTGTTTCAGAGCTGACAGTTGTTCCTCTTGGTAACCCTGTATCTACCTTTGCAGTTACAGAAAGTTTTTGAGCCGCTGCACCAGGGGATTGATCTGTTGTGACCCTTTTTGGCCTGCCACGACCTCGCTTGGCTGGTGGAGTTACCTCTTTGACTGGCTGCAAGTGTGGCGGATGCAACATGGCTTGCGCTCCTGACTGCACAATGACCGGCTGTGGCTGCACAGTGGCTGGCGGTGGTTGCACAGTAGCCGGTGGTGGTTGCACAGTAGCCGGTGGTGGTTGCACAGTGGCTGGAAGTGGTTTCACAGTAGCTTGTGGTGGCTGCTCAGTGGCCAGCGATGGCTGCACAGCGGCTAGCTGTGGCTGCACAGTGGCCAGTGGTGGCTGCACACTGGCTGGCAGTGGCTGCGCACTAGCTGGTGATGGCTGCACACTGGCTGGCGGGGGGTCAACTACAGGTGGAACTGAAACTTCTGTCTTGACAGCCACAACAGCTTGACTTGCATCTGTTGGTGAGTTTGTTTCTGTAACTT is a genomic window of Cannabis sativa cultivar Pink pepper isolate KNU-18-1 chromosome 9, ASM2916894v1, whole genome shotgun sequence containing:
- the LOC115723374 gene encoding chromatin structure-remodeling complex protein SYD isoform X4 — protein: MASPQNVEMEAAKFLHKLIQDSKDEPAKLATKLYVILQHMKSSGKEHSMPYQVISRAMETVINQHGLDIEALMSSRMSSAGGSQPSDAAITQFGGSSQTVGIAKDSKMGLPENEVSKVDTFASSRPPVGPSSAGHEYFQGPGSHRNSQSLDHESPSSMDSRSANSQSQERRDSSNWDKQANQKDGKKTNTKRKRGDTSVSTEPHNDNPQQLDSRNTVVNTRKGKMSKMDSSPGFAIKASEHANFNILQSSSQMEQFSTLSGSMRPVIRSKQESQHLMEKQLDSANTNNSMSRAPNLKYPDETEVSSSHNPLSQQQVPSAAHDIMGAWNQNKTGLQLDKSQIPRFPSNVPGNAEIPLQSAASSAGMGSFGKVHGGPTMASGSFPTTEPGFTPPLQFGGSVLATGKVLEHDGGSSNKLADSGKLAQAGRQNSVSEMSMLRNAGPRDAGKSPVLPSPVNSGMPFMEQQLKQLRAQCLVFLAFRNGLMPKKLHLDIALGNIFPKEGGSADGPRKELMDHRGKVTSSEPNNAPDMMPFGRMNNAKETDKIPPGTLSTGRFQDIDSSSKEAGNMKAEDKSGPAFDQFLPEERKYLQTSRKPDVETQTSEITASQASMTMASQHDSSGTRSGLAFSVPGDKVENGHQLAGRANQAVSLMAANKHINPEIVNWTTAGNHDDVSRGVLPSSAVQHELVPERRDNVQSQGHNLSNISGSGNHHSDNNLSSFSSRDHWKPVSGTDNNHHTVHLANMTPKQLSQEQVQEDSLVPDVPPSPKYTMSEKWIMDRQKKKFLDEQKWILKQQQTKQRIATCFYKLKENVSSSEDISAKTKSVIELKKLQLLELQRRLRSDFLKDFFKPINPEIDRLKSLKKHKHGRRVKQLEKFEQKMKEERQKRIRERQKEFFGEIEVHKERLDDVFKFKRERWKVFNKYAKEFHKRKERIHREKIDRIQREKINLLKINDVEGYLRMVQDAKSDRVKQLLKETEKYLQKLGSKLQEAKSMTTRFEQEMDDPGAPGIIDKGESAIDNEDESDQAKHYLESNEKYYMMAHSIKESIAEQPSMLHGGKLREYQMNGLRWLVSLYNNHLNGILADEMGLGKTVQVISLICYLMETKNDRGPFLVVVPSSVLPGWETEINFWAPSINRIVYSGPPEERRKLFKERIVQQKFNVLLTTYEYLMNKHDRPKLSKIHWHYIIIDEGHRIKNASCKLNSDLKHYQSFHRLLLTGTPLQNNLDELWALLNFLLPNIFNSSEDFSQWFNKPFQSNGDNSADEALLSEEENLLIINRLHQVLRPFVLRRLKHKVENELPEKIERLIRCEASAYQKLLMKRVEENLGSIGSTKARSVHNSVMELRNICNHPYLSQLHAEEVDNYIPKHYLPPVIRLCGKLEMLDRLLPKLKATDHRVLFFSTMTRLLDVMEEYLHWKQYLYLRLDGHTSGSDRGALIDKFNKPNSPFFIFLLSIRAGGVGVNLQAADTVIIFDTDWNPQVDLQAQARAHRIGQKRDVLVLRFETVQTVEEQVRASAEHKLGVANQSITAGFFDNNTSAEDRREYLESLLRECKKEEAAPVLDDDALNDILARSESEIDVFESVDKQRRDAEAATWRKLINQQLTDNSETLPPLPSRLVTEDDLQEFYEAMKIYEVPKADGGSNVGGVKRKSEYHLDTQHYGRGKRTREVRSYEEQWTEEEFEKMCQVDEALGSPSKAKEEVTETNSPTDASQAVVAVKTEVSVPPVVDPPPASVQPSPASAQPLPASVQPPLATVQPQLAAVQPSLATEQPPQATVKPLPATVQPPPATVQPPPATVQPPPATVQPQPVIVQSGAQAMLHPPHLQPVKEVTPPAKRGRGRPKRVTTDQSPGAAAQKLSVTAKVDTGLPRGTTVSSETISSSNTLQAGIPGQVQYANVGVASSQPVIASSITPGPQSSPVVSSTPGQVRGQGRRSQSGTETPRRRGKKQAVVPPAVVPPAVVPPAVVPPAVVPPAVVPPAVVPPAVVPPAVAGSLIGPDPKLNDLTQNKPVELLGNQATVTSETTSTIPATQCPDIISGSTAVQSTGGTDHHANLDATLNSPQANLQLAVPVSLSPIPSVPVQTKGQGRRNQSGGSGTRRRGKKQVPMAPPVSGASAGEELKPTLNSHVNSDDMSKGDTVRTKQENISEVTNVTKEQVFLSPEGVAAQAIKPTENTVDLAQGKQTDSSSTLHGSADGSHGTVLADNQSAGVCNAASVVKETLPKICSSKTETNEPSRQEGVLVPTAAVSDKALPEVTKNQTLEDKTLPVISTLTAAASGGVPSSASFSGSTATEGIQSTPPCPVEHMPAKRSGRKTPNRTEAPRRRGRKQAAIVPPPPDALAGQDPKLSSQLQNKSADTMGNKSAALRGKQGSDTQEVAQSQTGEVHMTAGVPGHDAKRKDQSNYAPQVKQPTNPQAAIDTAAGFNDKKVLGRIQTADVNDVARVMKEVFSGTCLLKTKASESHGKEGKAAPNVPLTGKTVSEVSKSQTLVDKVQFSATMSERVAALPDLPVKSDKQTGTADDTKEEVEKASGPNETAVCTTVVEKSQVKTAAGHFEKTTDPGQHSQEDAIMADSKEVISPIGADENSCQMQPPASDLLATTGSDLNSSLGSVTAEEHVVVPDGPGNKTESLSKKSPKASCSDATGPCLKKNVKIGDNSETTSISMSPELSGAPVPSSITDDGLGDTKKPSDNELQVVSRHDLSSHGSPPILEKPENAGDYTIVTASISRGPDESSVIKPHCPTDIHSTVKPASEESPEACTDNKKLENSTSIIAPDHSSSGSGEVSGKITLPSPSLITEEKVDDRSDKSPVSSPVEHEEAKKYHVELESSEQLGVSTGGDFVSASTSEVFPATSRDGEQKADGLEPAEELKDSQAEMDIKSGPSTAGENSPEKFVEHLSTLESGIEENECSSVKAIVSSTPVPEEPKDSGVEIAVQLNSNNTTGDLLDNIPEPSSSSETTEKIGSLSMARSSVPLNEPKDSEVEMVDQLDSCKGVGCLPEKIVSSPLSCVVINEGKIEDSSVEETEDLNAGKDVQPLKDADESNVQTDPSHVSMILVENVVDNTNAPQSSSVPEEEKIEASSARSPETIDDSSEMGPASLSVQLEGSKDLESNMESAAEACQVVGDVSDNMGSDTLNLPSSSLVSEEEQINGSNVKCLANNSGTLNKSKDGEVDNVDDVDAPLTGGIINRSGSSLETVDQMDATAASLETETMSESVVSTSTSHEVEADVKDSSEWGPDSSPVPEDKLNSNDAETGDDKPELGGSLSKEIERSSEKNLASSSGAVAELEGSDAGINDQVNSSKENDNQTSIDLPVSSIDMEDKKVAGKEESQSCGVVSDTVSENIDHQPQQSSEPEANNDSIVAPENYDSDVKDKTDSPVCDTVPECENIDQLRQSPLGDNDSSS
- the LOC115723374 gene encoding chromatin structure-remodeling complex protein SYD isoform X1 — protein: MASPQNVEMEAAKFLHKLIQDSKDEPAKLATKLYVILQHMKSSGKEHSMPYQVISRAMETVINQHGLDIEALMSSRMSSAGGSQPSDAAITQFGGSSQTVGIAKDSKMGLPENEVSKVDTFASSRPPVGPSSAGHEYFQGPGSHRNSQSLDHESPSSMDSRSANSQSQERRDSSNWDKQANQKDGKKTNTKRKRGDTSVSTEPHNDNPQQLDSRNTVVNTRKGKMSKMDSSPGFAIKASEHANFNILQSSSQMEQFSTLSGSMRPVIRSKQESQHLMEKQLDSANTNNSMSRAPNLKYPDETEVSSSHNPLSQQQVPSAAHDIMGAWNQNKTGLQLDKSQIPRFPSNVPGNAEIPLQSAASSAGMGSFGKVHGGPTMASGSFPTTEPGFTPPLQFGGSVLATGKVLEHDGGSSNKLADSGKLAQAGRQNSVSEMSMLRNAGPRDAGKSPVLPSPVNSGMPFMEQQLKQLRAQCLVFLAFRNGLMPKKLHLDIALGNIFPKEGGSADGPRKELMDHRGKVTSSEPNNAPDMMPFGRMNNAKETDKIPPGTLSTGRFQDIDSSSKEAGNMKAEDKSGPAFDQFLPEERKYLQTSRKPDVETQTSEITASQASMTMASQHDSSGTRSGLAFSVPGDKVENGHQLAGRANQAVSLMAANKHINPEIVNWTTAGNHDDVSRGVLPSSAVQHELVPERRDNVQSQGHNLSNISGSGNHHSDNNLSSFSSRDHWKPVSGTDNNHHTVHLANMTPKQLSQEQVQEDSLVPDVPPSPKYTMSEKWIMDRQKKKFLDEQKWILKQQQTKQRIATCFYKLKENVSSSEDISAKTKSVIELKKLQLLELQRRLRSDFLKDFFKPINPEIDRLKSLKKHKHGRRVKQLEKFEQKMKEERQKRIRERQKEFFGEIEVHKERLDDVFKFKRERWKVFNKYAKEFHKRKERIHREKIDRIQREKINLLKINDVEGYLRMVQDAKSDRVKQLLKETEKYLQKLGSKLQEAKSMTTRFEQEMDDPGAPGIIDKGESAIDNEDESDQAKHYLESNEKYYMMAHSIKESIAEQPSMLHGGKLREYQMNGLRWLVSLYNNHLNGILADEMGLGKTVQVISLICYLMETKNDRGPFLVVVPSSVLPGWETEINFWAPSINRIVYSGPPEERRKLFKERIVQQKFNVLLTTYEYLMNKHDRPKLSKIHWHYIIIDEGHRIKNASCKLNSDLKHYQSFHRLLLTGTPLQNNLDELWALLNFLLPNIFNSSEDFSQWFNKPFQSNGDNSADEALLSEEENLLIINRLHQVLRPFVLRRLKHKVENELPEKIERLIRCEASAYQKLLMKRVEENLGSIGSTKARSVHNSVMELRNICNHPYLSQLHAEEVDNYIPKHYLPPVIRLCGKLEMLDRLLPKLKATDHRVLFFSTMTRLLDVMEEYLHWKQYLYLRLDGHTSGSDRGALIDKFNKPNSPFFIFLLSIRAGGVGVNLQAADTVIIFDTDWNPQVDLQAQARAHRIGQKRDVLVLRFETVQTVEEQVRASAEHKLGVANQSITAGFFDNNTSAEDRREYLESLLRECKKEEAAPVLDDDALNDILARSESEIDVFESVDKQRRDAEAATWRKLINQQLTDNSETLPPLPSRLVTEDDLQEFYEAMKIYEVPKADGGSNVGGVKRKSEYHLDTQHYGRGKRTREVRSYEEQWTEEEFEKMCQVDEALGSPSKAKEEVTETNSPTDASQAVVAVKTEVSVPPVVDPPPASVQPSPASAQPLPASVQPPLATVQPQLAAVQPSLATEQPPQATVKPLPATVQPPPATVQPPPATVQPPPATVQPQPVIVQSGAQAMLHPPHLQPVKEVTPPAKRGRGRPKRVTTDQSPGAAAQKLSVTAKVDTGLPRGTTVSSETISSSNTLQAGIPGQVQYANVGVASSQPVIASSITPGPQSSPVVSSTPGQVRGQGRRSQSGTETPRRRGKKQAVVPPAVVPPAVVPPAVVPPAVVPPAVVPPAVVPPAVVPPAVAGSLIGPDPKLNDLTQNKPVELLGNQATVTSETTSTIPATQCPDIISGSTAVQSTGGTDHHANLDATLNSPQANLQLAVPVSLSPIPSVPVQTKGQGRRNQSGGSGTRRRGKKQVPMAPPVSGASAGEELKPTLNSHVNSDDMSKGDTVRTKQENISEVTNVTKEQVFLSPEGVAAQAIKPTENTVDLAQGKQTDSSSTLHGSADGSHGTVLADNQSAGVCNAASVVKETLPKICSSKTETNEPSRQEGVLVPTAAVSDKALPEVTKNQTLEDKTLPVISTLTAAASGGVPSSASFSGSTATEGIQSTPPCPVEHMPAKRSGRKTPNRTEAPRRRGRKQAAIVPPPPDALAGQDPKLSSQLQNKSADTMGNKSAALRGKQGSDTQEVAQSQTGEVHMTAGVPGHDAKRKDQSNYAPQVKQPTNPQAAIDTAAGFNDKKVLGRIQTADVNDVARVMKEVFSGTCLLKTKASESHGKEGKAAPNVPLTGKTVSEVSKSQTLVDKVQFSATMSERVAALPDLPVKSDKQTGTADDTKEEVEKASGPNETAVCTTVVEKSQVKTAAGHFEKTTDPGQHSQEDAIMADSKEVISPIGADENSCQMQPPASDLLATTGSDLNSSLGSVTAEEHVVVPDGPGNKTESLSKKSPKASCSDATGPCLKKNVKIGDNSETTSISMSPELSGAPVPSSITDDGLGDTKKPSDNELQVVSRHDLSSHGSPPILEKPENAGDYTIVTASISRGPDESSVIKPHCPTDIHSTVKPASEESPEACTDNKKLENSTSIIAPDHSSSEDVSDVCDTGSGEVSGKITLPSPSLITEEKVDDRSDKSPVSSPVEHEEAKKYHVELESSEQLGVSTGGDFVSASTSEVFPATSRDGEQKADGLEPAEELKDSQAEMDIKSGPSTAGENSPEKFVEHLSTLESGIEENECSSVKAIVSSTPVPEEPKDSGVEIAVQLNSNNTTGDLLDNIPEPSSSSETTEKIGSLSMARSSVPLNEPKDSEVEMVDQLDSCKGVGCLPEKIVSSPLSCVVINEGKIEDSSVEETEDLNAGKDVQPLKDADESNVQTDPSHVSMILVENVVDNTNAPQSSSVPEEEKIEASSARSPETIDDSSEMGPASLSVQLEGSKDLESNMESAAEACQVVGDVSDNMGSDTLNLPSSSLVSEEEQINGSNVKCLANNSGTLNKSKDGEVDNVDDVDAPLTGGIINRSGSSLETVDQMDATAASLETETMSESVVSTSTSHEVEADVKDSSEWGPDSSPVPEDKLNSNDAETGDDKPELGGSLSKEIERSSEKNLASSSGAVAELEGSDAGINDQVNSSKATVMLQENDNQTSIDLPVSSIDMEDKKVAGKEESQSCGVVSDTVSENIDHQPQQSSEPEANNDSIVAPENYDSDVKDKTDSPVCDTVPECENIDQLRQSPLGDNDSSS